One genomic segment of Choristoneura fumiferana chromosome Z, NRCan_CFum_1, whole genome shotgun sequence includes these proteins:
- the LOC141430326 gene encoding uncharacterized protein isoform X4: MTSEGEADKTTEFVRRRKLRLQQVREQSKDIAKLIRQRAKIEKLRQVVELDANQEKDYLQRQEKVVKKLEELYSKGLQNFGTSHKDASGLKQPEKTDLSRLRGKEAAAELKRSKQQKLDEQKKTLDRKIQAREAANIISREKSTTAASKLSTKSSTNKLSEVSKSDGKIETAHKSSSEISGDNAGDKVVTRNDMGTQWDTEILPLEWEPNIPALPIPKDDSNKESMCIDTENNTEKKKRPNLFALSDEMPSSLRGSCYPIIINEPAKPSLTLVSEYIQNRALRLRETPVSNSNKKNSADLQNLKQTILRTRSLRAEATPKNAERPLRGNSSENIFTKKKSVTMYNHITKDTRDVPFADEQIVVRDMHSNKDAYIEALSEAASNTEEKQNKKLQDVSTKIAVTRQSVEKEYKDTMAFLNGLPKSKGLSTKPIKNAYKDDYRLNQQKENRQKILQQEFKNMEKEASQQRYSGCKSKSTIPGRKQCRHSKSPTAANMNDQFIERDFQYSWMPVPESDGNLAVHTIPTNVKEGKSGNNVKFSKVDSYHEYRSRHKHTPPTKDTGSHDKKSNKRVVEAVIIQHKPDDSSSGSSIASDNSSAEDITFDSNLNKYIDDNKSNDQLTDAERIIIYKILDNKKRRNDKMPRKSKVNDVIQQNGIDKDKITKSTQNENVSKVEPPRLIAAAVANDQGPTPFDELGEGIYKIENEKQCASYNILNYYTANTETLQSLADRKPWWDNVSSMQFSKDLTKDENMPAAEKSKLTCSCHDQLSTEKQYEEGLSCKSNGSDDIQQSRKIGVSHKCKCNNISRCKSYSPIIHPSTNTSAASFKTATNIKTNNKHQEDKYIKVIDEGMKEKGNFYIGATGFLKDDAYEVVIQLRKKDTNKEEVKKYEDDIVTREKPASDKEKNTKEVLISTTECVEDGNGKVTNGSTNCYTEPSGNPKTSGSNCDLIIEDATTAESALQMDERIHCSKTVEPNNVIPPVTTQCAFTMHDRSVITPFRDSYVIPCHVPKSDAIPRPATSSYTQTTPSSPNPRPVFIHMSSSTSTAYMSPPEVVLPNFFKRGYESCNETHKNAGLRERSRKFSGQRPNSDERSRCWCTRCLHAANTYSNKIYTDMRINQTKTPPNTARSFVTEYDYFNTYKKGSTHSSPSSRQYRRCHNCKTKCHSKLCCKHLSHKNKYKEVPPRNTRSAAAYNKKSKIFLNSSKTSSQSYLNPMIKDYIKKLLSLNREGIKAIQIINQECSSVNTPASSIINVPSNTRSHKPSINLVKNQISLEQIKNIFKRQLLNHKIQGFHRHGPSTQKAGNKNKNKKKTVHKVKSLNICKKILTNSSETHFNRQPAPTSKTNIHDKNISPTTLKSRSTSLTSSENIESNEECIVEVLDKVGSSNNKLKILNKHPTTKVYEHKFKNQYQCEGTLAKKSNTGVSSSSTSPVSKVPSTIIESQTLRPINTSTQTSRTIGDEMNFMKLAEDKLHNMEKIADLTEKCTKRLSNLAKVLEEVRKNKSLAYSQISTSDSTDSDQKSDQAIIAANPEQQLPNLPVHVTGKNLEAAYESLLFGIPKPGYIESPLNTDSENEFSNNNNNEATPITPPLITTNVEYRNNNHPKYRTKPPPALLRMHLKRPEENVVPHELSTVIEVDSPLSVKLKNQSSNADNASQSNKHLTETRAEEKNDNLFADKEFQIPLAPSDSGVSNKSNIKILSTDSSEETKLQMMDLNQFNDIMLRPFISLQEYAQEYYGDNSNLKRESVPTNIGLIEDISSLHSDGSLPDVVAELLKRKLITEPFKFDTASNINSTTVSSESTLSVLALSRVRRNKTKTKVSANKENLTETSDTLSISSNPDLENAFKKLGMGWASSTLKKTKERLALSSSSNTSSSSLSQFKIKSSNKQDMPTIVTDSVSSVPNLSNKPIPERHSDTSKNAQQQTSLTNSMTVKEFLNKELAKKITFTNKTVRNDSHAEFVSLIETKIPDELKNSLHTIIGEISGDSEPSANNNRARTSTPVQIFKSPTYHSSSSSNISNGLFSNADDLSSVKLTSTSMRYHSASEKDELTIPNFSLKMRKGVSDCSKTDSC; this comes from the exons ATGACTTCAGAAGGAGAAGCAGACAAAACAACTGAATTTGTCCGTAGACGGAAGTTACGACTTCAGCAG GTTAGAGAACAATCGAAAGATATCGCCAAGTTAATAAGGCAACGTGCCAAAATTGAAAAGCTGCGACAGGTCGTTGAACTTGACGCAAACCAAGAAAAGGATTATTTACAACGTCAAGAGAAAGTTGTTAAAAAATTAGAAGAACTGTATTCAAAGGGGTTGCAAAATTTTGGTACAAGTCACAAGGATGCCAGTGGACTGAAGCAACCAG aaaaaacaGACCTATCACGTTTGAGAGGGAAGGAGGCTGCTGCAGAATTAAAAAGAAGCAAACAACAAAAGCtagatgaacaaaaaaaaacactggacAGAAAAATTCAAGCTAG AGAAGCTGCAAACATAATAAGTCGCGAGAAATCGACTACAGCAGCTAGTAAGTTATCCACAAAATCCTCAACCAATAAACTTAGTGAAGTTAGCAAATCGGACGGCAAAATTGAAACTGCTCATAAATCAAGTTCTGAAATCTCTGGTGATAATGCTGGCGACAAAGTAGTGACAAGGAACGACATGGGCACTCAGTGGGATACAGAGATATTACCTCTTGAATGGGAACCTAATATACCTGCTTTACCAATTCCTAAGGATGACAGTAACAAAGAATCTATGTGTATTGATACTGAAAATAACACAGAGAAGAAAAAACGACCTAATTTATTTGCATTGAGTGATGAAATGCCATCAAGTTTACGAGGCAGTTGTTATCCCATCATCATCAACGAACCTGCAAAGCCCTCTTTAACATTAGTTTCAGAATACATTCAAAACAGGGCACTTCGACTACGGGAAACTCCAGTTAGTAACTCCAACAAAAAGAATTCAGCGGATCTCCAGAATTTAAAGCAGACTATTTTACGTACAAGATCATTGAGAGCTGAAG ctacgCCAAAAAACGCGGAACGACCATTAAGGGGAAATAGTTCCGaaaatattttcacaaaaaagaaaTCTGTTACAATGTACAATCATATCACTAAAGATACAAGAGATGTACCGTTTGCTGACGAGCAAATTGTAGTTCGTGATATGCACTCCAACAAAGATGCTTACATTGAAGCACTCAGCGAGGCAGCTTCAAATACTGAAGAGAAACAGAATAAGAAATTACAGGATGTGAGTACTAAAATTGCAGTGACGAGACAAAGTGTCGAAAAAGAATACAAGGACACAATGGCATTTTTGAATGGCCTTCCCAAAAGCAAAGGACTATCAACAAAACCGATC aAAAATGCGTATAAAGACGATTACCGCTTAAATCAGCAAAAAGAAAAtcgtcaaaaaatattacaacaagAGTTCAAAAACATGGAAAAAGAAGCTAGTCAACAAAGATATTCG GGTTGTAAATCAAAATCCACAATACCTGGAAGAAAACAATGTAGACATTCTAAATCGCCAACAGCTGCAAATATGAATGATCAATTTATTGAAAGGGATTTTCAGTATTCCTGGATGCCAGTTCCCGAAAGTGATGGTAACCTTGCTGTACACACGATTCCCACTAATGTCAAGGAGGGTAAATCTGGAAATAATGTTAAGTTTAGCAAAGTAGATAGCTATCACGAATATCGTTCTAGACATAAACATACTCCTCCAACTAAAGACACTGGTAGCCATgacaaaaaaagtaacaaacggGTAGTAGAAGCTGTAATTATTCAGCATAAACCTGACGACAGTTCTTCAGGTTCATCTATTGCTTCTGACAACAGTTCTGCTGAGGATATAACATTTGATTCAAATCTTAATAAATACATTGATGACAACAAATCAAATGACCAACTGACTGATGCTGAaagaataattatttacaaaatattggacaacaaaaaaagaagaaacgATAAAATGCCAAGGAAATCAAAGGTAAATGACGTCATTCAACAAAATGGCATAGACAaggataaaataacaaaatccaCACAAAATGAAAATGTGAGCAAAGTAGAACCCCCACGCCTGATTGCTGCAGCTGTAGCAAATGATCAGGGCCCAACTCCTTTTGATGAACTTGGTGAAG gtaTATACAAAATTGAGAATGAAAAACA GTGCGCTTCTTACAACATACTGAACTATTACACAGCTAATACGGAGACGTTGCAATCATTAGCCGATCGTAAACCTTGGTG GGATAATGTATCTTCGATGCAATTCTCTAAAGACCTTACAAAAGATGAAAATATGCCTGCAGCAGAAAAATCCAAACTAACCTGTTCCTGCCACGATCAATTGAGTACCGAAAAACAGTATGAAGAAG GTTTAAGCTGCAAAAGTAATGGGAGCGATGATATACAACAATCAAG AAAAATTGGCGTCAGTCACAAGTGCAAATGTAACAACATATCCAGATGTAAAAGTTATAGCCCAATTATTCACCCTTCCACAAATACATCAGCAGCCTCATTCAAGACGGCAACGAACATTAAAACGAATAACAAACATCAAGAAGACAAATACATTAAAGTGATTGATGAAGGGATGAAAGAAAAGGGAAATTTTTACATCGGAGCAACGGGTTTTCTTAAAGATGATGCATATGAAGTTGTTATACAACTAAGAAAAAAAGACACTAATAAGgaagaagtaaaaaaatatgaagatgaTATTGTGACTCGAGAAAAACCGGCATcagacaaagaaaaaaatactaaagaaGTTCTTATATCTACTACAGAATGTGTAGAAGACGGTAACGGGAAAGTAACTAATGGTAGCACTAACTGTTATACTGAACCGTCAGGTAATCCAAAAACATCTGGTAGTAACTGCGATCTTATCATTGAAGATGCAACTACTGCTGAGTCAGCGCTACAAATGGATGAAAGGATACATTGTTCAAAGACCGTTGAACCAAATAATGTCATACCTCCAGTAACAACACAGTGCGCTTTTACGATGCATGATCGAAGCGTTATTACACCTTTTAGGGATTCGTATGTAATACCGTGTCATGTTCCAAAAAGTGATGCAATACCAAGACCCGCTACATCATCATACACCCAAACCACACCAAGTTCACCTAACCCAAGACCAGTATTTATTCACATGAGTTCATCGACGTCCACTGCTTACATGAGTCCTCCAGAGGTAGTTTTACCTAATTTCTTCAAGCGAGGTTACGAGTCTTGTAATGAAACGCATAAGAACGCTGGTCTAAGGGAAAGAAGTCGTAAGTTTTCCGGACAGAGACCAAATAGTGATGAACGCTCTAGATGTTGGTGCACGCGTTGTCTTCACGCTGCGAAtacttattcaaataaaatatacacagACATGAGAATAAATCAAACAAAGACTCCTCCTAATACTGCAAGAAGTTTTGTAACTGAATATGActattttaatacttacaaaaaGGGATCCACACATTCAAGTCCATCAAGTAGACAATACAGAAGATGTCACAACTGTAAAACTAAATGTCATTCTAAATTGTGTTGCAAGCATCTTTctcacaaaaataaatacaaagagGTACCTCCTCGGAATACTAGAAGTGCTGCTGCGTATAATAAaaagagtaaaatatttttaaatagcagTAAAACTTCCAGCCAATCTTATCTCAACCCTATGATCAAAgactacataaaaaaattactctCGTTGAACCGGGAAGGCATAAAAGCAATTCAAATAATCAATCAAGAATGCAGCTCTGTAAATACACCTGCTAGTTCCATCATTAATGTACCCAGTAATACTCGAAGCCATAAACCTAGTATTAATTTGGTCAAGAACCAAATATCTCTGgagcaaattaaaaatatttttaaacgacaacttttaaatcataaaatacaaGGTTTTCATAGACACGGCCCATCTACCCAGAAAGCcggtaacaaaaacaaaaacaagaagaAAACTGTTCACAAAGTTAAGTCGTTGAATATATGTAAGAAAATACTGACTAATTCGAGCGAAACTCATTTTAACAGACAACCAGCAcctacatcaaaaacaaacatacacgataaaaacatatcaccaactACTTTAAAATCCCGTAGCACAAGTCTGACTTCATCAGAAAACATTGAAAGTAATGAAGAATGTATAGTTGAAGTTTTGGATAAAGTTGGCAGTAgcaataataaattgaaaattctGAATAAACACCCGACCACTAAAGTATAcgaacataaatttaaaaatcaataccAATGTGAAGGTACTTTGGCAAAAAAATCGAACACAGGCGTATCGTCAAGCAGTACCTCTCCAGTCAGCAAAGTTCCTAGTACTATTATTGAGAGTCAAACTCTGCGACCTATAAATACGTCGACCCAGACTAGCCGCACTATTGGTGATGAAATGAACTTTATGAAGTTGGCTGAAGACAAATTACATAATATggagaaaattgcagatttGACAGAAAAATGCACTAAACGATTGTCAAACCTGGCCAAAGTTTTAGAAGAAGTCAGGAAAAATAAATCATTGGCCTATAGTCAAATTTCAACATCGGATTCTACTGATTCTGATCAAAAATCAGACCAAGCGATAATTGCAGCAAACCCAGAACAGCAACTACCCAACCTACCGGTTCATGTTACCGGGAAGAATTTGGAGGCAGCTTATGAATCCCTACTATTTGGAATTCCCAAACCTGGATATATTGAATCACCCCTTAATACTGACTCAGAAAATGAATTctctaataacaataataatgaaGCTACCCCGATAACGCCTCCGCTGATTACTACAAATGTTGAGTATCGTAATAATAACCATCCAAAATACCGAACCAAACCTCCACCCGCATTATTACGTATGCATTTAAAACGGCCCGAGGAGAATGTGGTACCACATGAACTTTCGACAGTTATTGAAGTGGATTCTCCTCTGAGCGTTAAGTTAAAAAATCAGTCCTCTAATGCTGATAATGCCAGCCAGTCCAACAAACATCTAACTGAGACGAGAGCTGAGGAAAAGAACGACAATCTTTTTGCCGATAAGGAATTCCAAATTCCGTTAGCTCCCAGTGATTCCGGTGTATCAAATAAGAGTAACATAAAAATCTTATCCACTGATTCATCTGAGGAAACAAAACTACAGATGATGGATTTAAATCAATTTAATGACATTATGTTAAGACCATTTATTAGTCTTCAAGAATACGCTCAAGAATATTATGGAGATAACTCAAATTTAAAACGCGAAAGTGTTCCAACTAATATTGGCTTAATAGAGGACATAAGCTCACTACACTCAGACGGTAGTTTGCCGGACGTTGTGGCAGAACTACTTAAAAGAAAGCTTATCACTGAACCTTTTAAATTTGATACGGCATCTAACATAAATTCAACTACTGTATCATCTGAATCTACTTTATCGGTCTTAGCTTTATCCAGAGTCCGAAGAAATAAAACTAAGACGAAAGTTAGCGCAAACAAAGAAAACCTTACTGAAACATCAGACACACTAAGCATTTCCTCAAATCCTGATTTGGAAAATGCCTTTAAAAAATTGGGAATGGGTTGGGCGTCTTCTACATTAAAAAAGACTAAAGAGCGATTAGCTTTATCTTCGTCATCAAATACATCTAGTTCAAGTTTATCGCAGTTTAAAATCAAGAGTTCGAATAAACAAGATATGCCGACGATAGTCACCGATTCTGTTTCATCCGTGCCAAACTTGTCAAACAAACCTATACCAGAGCGACATTCGGATACTTCTAAAAATGCCCAACAACAGACATCATTGACTAATTCTATGACGGTTaaggaatttttaaataaagaattagCCAAGAAAATAACCTTCACAAACAAGACTGTCAGAAATGATTCACATGCAGAGTTTGTGTctttaattgaaacaaaaattcCTGATGAATTGAAAAATTCTTTACACACAATAATCGGAGAAATCTCTGGTGATAGCGAACCAAGCGCAAATAACAACAGGGCGCGGACATCCACGCCGGTTCAAATTTTCAAGTCTCCCACGTACCATTCCAGCTCTAGTTCTAATATTTCCAATGGGCTGTTTAGTAACGCTGATGACTTGTCTTCCGTCAAACTAACATCAACCTCCATGCGGTATCATTCTGCATCGGAAAAGGATGAATTGACTATTCCCAACTTCAGTTTAAAAATGCGGAAAGGCGTGTCGGACTGTAGTAAAACTGATTCATGCTAA